The proteins below come from a single Pseudochaenichthys georgianus chromosome 14, fPseGeo1.2, whole genome shotgun sequence genomic window:
- the camlg gene encoding guided entry of tail-anchored proteins factor CAMLG yields MEPGEASEAEAAGSVSAAQRRAEIRRRKLLMNSEDRMNRITGFTKIEPEIKAAALRRPTEPRFHLDLDRTEPWSSSSSSPRPSPFLSEASGLVSRSRGATPERRGSPVPDSEPLGGSLEDDIGGIRPKPRGERVSDDPSGSPRRGLQKYLSRFDDAMKLRGQLANEKPDQDGGSEPEEFDPFIIFRLTGSILLAVFVRVFVCTFLSIFAPFLTLELAYMGLSKYFPKVDKKPQTTVLTAALLLSGIPAEVINRSMDTYRRMGDVFADLCAYFFTFILSHEILLFIGSETP; encoded by the exons ATGGAGCCCGGAGAGGCCAGCGAGGCGGAGGCAGCAGGGAGTGTGTCTGCGGCGCAGAGGAGGGCAGAGATCCGGAGGAGAAAACTGCTCATGAATTCAGAGGATAGGATGAACAGAATCACGGGTTTCACTAAAATCGAGCCTGAAATCAAAG CTGCAGCGCTCCGGCGTCCAACAGAGCCTCGCTTCCACCTGGATCTGGACAGGACAGAGCCCTGGTCATCATCCTCATCTTCCCCAAGACCGTCCCCTTTCCTGTCAGAGGCTTCGGGGCTGGTCAGCCGCTCCCGAGGTGCCACCCCCGAGAGGAGGGGGTCTCCTGTGCCTGACAGTGAGCCACTGGGAGGCTCTCTGGAAGATGACATCGGAGGGATTCGCCCGAAACCCAGAGGGGAGCGGGTATCAGACGACCCCAGTGGCTCCCCACGCAGAGGCCTCCAGAAGTACCTGTCCCGGTTTGACGATGCCATGAAACTGCGGGGTCAGCTGGCCAATGAGAAGCCGGACCAAGATGGAGGGTCTGAACCAGAGGAGTTTGATCCCTTCATAATCTTCCGTCTCACTGGCAGCATCCTCCTCGCGGTTTTTGTCAGGGTTTTTGTCTGCACATTTCTG TCAATATTTGCTCCATTTCTGACCCTTGAACTGGCCTACATGGGGTTGTCCAAATACTTTCCAAAG GTAGATAAAAAGCCCCAGACCACCGTGCTGACCGCCGCCCTGCTGCTGTCCGGGATCCCCGCTGAGGTCATCAACCGCTCCATGGACACCTACAGGAGGATGGGGGACGTCTTTGCTGACCTCTGCGCTTACTTCTTCACCTTCATCCTCTCACACGAGATCCTGCTGTTCATTGGTTCAGAAACTCCCTGA
- the ddx46 gene encoding probable ATP-dependent RNA helicase DDX46: MGRESRHYRKRSTSRGRSGSRSKSRSPDKRSKKDDRDRNRRERSRSRDRRRSRSRDRKRPRRSRSRERRRSRSRDRRRSGSRTRARRSRSGSKSRRPDEKPRSKEKDNIDPLSDKKKIKEEKEDEKIEDQDFDQNKLEEEMRKRKERVEKWREEQRKKAIENIGEIKKELEEMKQGKKWSLEDDEDDDEDMSAPMEGDDEEEGEEKGEDKEKEMIKEEKKEEGEAEQETPMEQQEEEEEDDVDTLDAYMEAVKQEVKKFNMGSMKGNDKKGGIMSVTKVMTVVKTKKGPNTHKKKGELMENDQDAMEYSSEEEEVDLQTALTGFQTKTRKVLEPVDHGKIEYEPYRKNFYVEVPELARMTPEDVHLYRLELEGITFKGKGCPKPIKTWVQCGVSMKILGSMKKQGYDKPTPIQAQAIPAIMTGRDLIGIAKTGSGKTIAFLLPMFRHIMDQRPLEESEGPIAVIMTPTRELALQIAKECKKFSKQLGLRVVCVYGGTGISEQIAELKRGAEIIVCTPGRMIDMLGANSGRVTNLRRSTYVVLDEADRMFDMGFEPQVMRIIDNVRPDRQTVMFSATFPRAMEALARRILIKPLEVQVGGRSVVCSDVEQHVLVIEEDKKFLKLLEILGHYQEKGSVIIFVDKQEHADSLLKDLMKASYPCMSLHGGIDQYDRDSVISDFKNGACRLMVATSVAARGLDVKQLILVVNYNCPNHYEDYVHRAGRTGRAGNKGFAYTFITDDQVRYAGDIIKALELSGSPVPPELEQLWSSFRDQQKAEGKTIKSSSGFSGKGFKFDETEHALANERKKLQKAALGLQDSDDEDGALDIEEQIESMFNSKKRVKDLSAPGATSGSAGSTSSTSSASGGLPGLGPTSAGNIQKLEMAKRLALKINAQKNLGAEAQDVMQQATNAILRGGTIMTPSVSAKTIAEQLAEKINAKLNYTPVEKLEEERQAAEQAETVKRYEEELEINDFPQTARWKVTSKEALQRIGEYSEAAITIRGTYFPPGKEPKEGERKIYLAIESANEMAVQKAKTEITRLIKEELIRLQNSYQPTSKGRYKVL, encoded by the exons ATGGGACGTGAGTCGAG ACACTACAGGAAGCGCTCTACGTCTCGGGGCCGGTCAGGCAGCCGATCAAAGAGTCGCTCCCCGGACAAACGCTCCAAGAAGGACGACCGGGACCGGAACAGGAGGGAGAGGTCCCGGAGCCGAGACCGCCGGAGGTCCCGGTCCAGAGACAGAAAACGACCCAG GCGCTccaggagcagagagaggaggaggtccAGGAGCAGAGACAGGAGGAGGTCGGGCAGCAGGACCCGGGCCCGGAGGTCCCGATCTGGAAGCAAGAGCAGGAGGCCTGATGAAAA GCCAAGGAGCAAGGAGAAAGACAACATTGATCCTTTGTCTGACAAGAAAAAGATAAAAGAGGAGAAAGAGGATGAGAAGATTGAGGAT CAAGACTTTGACCAGAACAAGCTTGAGGaggagatgaggaagaggaaggagcGTGTGGAGAAGTGGAGGGAAGAGCAGAGGAAGAAGGCCATAGAGAACATCGGGGAGATCAAGAAAGAACTGGAGGAGATGAAGCAGGGCAAGAAGTGGAGCTTGGAGGATGATGAAG ATGATGACGAGGATATGTCGGCTCCAATGGAGGGGGACGATGAGGAAGAAGGGGAAGAGAAGGGGGAGGACAAAGAGAAGGAGATGATAAAGGAGGAGAAAAAAGAGGAGGGTGAGGCGGAGCAGGAGACCCCTAtggagcagcaggaggaggaggaggaggacgacgtGGACACTCTGGACGCCTACATGGAGGcggtgaaacaggaagtgaagaaGTTCAACATGGGATCCATGAAAGGAAATGATAAG AAAGGAGGAATAATGTCAGTAACCAAAGTGATGACTGTTGTTAAAACCAAGAAGGGACCCAACACTCACAAGAAGAAGGGTGAGCTGATGGAGAACGACCAGGATGCTATGGAA TACTcgtcagaggaggaggaggtggatctGCAGACGGCTCTGACGGGCTTCCAGACCAAAACGAGGAAGGTTCTAGAGCCTGTCGATCACGGGAAGATTGAGTACGAGCCATACCGCAAAAACTTCTATGTGGAGGTTCCTGAGCTCGCCAGGATGACTCCAGAAG ACGTGCACTTGTACAGGTTGGAACTGGAAGGCATTACATTTAAAGGGAAGGGCTGTCCCAAACCTATCAAGACCTGGGTGCAGTGTGGAGTGTCAATGAAGATCCTCGGTTCTATGAAGAA ACAGGGCTACGATAAGCCCACTCCCATCCAGGCCCAGGCCATCCCTGCCATCATGACGGGCCGCGACCTCATTGGCATCGCTAAGACCGGCAGCGGGAAAACCATCGCCTTCCTGCTGCCCATGTTCCGACACATCATGGACCAGAGGCCCCTGGAGGAGTCTGAGGGACCAATAG ctgtcaTCATGACTCCGACCAGAGAGTTGGCTCTTCAGATCGCCAAGGAGTGTAAGAAGTTCTCCAAACAGCTGGGACTCCGGGTGGTGTGTGTTTATGGAGGCACAGGCATCAGTGAACAG ATTGCTGAGCTGAAGAGAGGAGCGGAGATCATCGTGTGCACACCGGGAAGAATGATTGACATGTTGGGGGCCAACAGCG GTCGAGTCACCAACCTGCGCAGATCTACATATGTGGTGTTGGATGAAGCAGACAGGATGTTTGACATGGGCTTTGAGCCACAG GTGATGCGTATTATAGACAACGTGCGTCCAGACCGTCAGACGGTCATGTTCTCCGCCACCTTCCCCAGAGCTATGGAGGCGCTGGCCCGTAGGATCCTGATCAAACCCCTGGAGGTCCAGGTGGGGGGCCGCAGTGTGGTCTGCTCTGATGTGGAACAACACGTG CTGGTGATTGAGGAGGACAAGAAGTTCCTGAAGCTTCTTGAGATTCTGGGTCACTACCAGGAGAAGGGCTCGGTCATCATCTTTGTTGACAAACAGGAGCATGCAGACTCTCTGCTGAAAGACCTGATGAAAGCCTCGTACCCCTGCATGTCACTGCACGGAG GAATTGACCAGTACGACAGAGACAGCGTCATCAGCGACTTTAAGAACGGAGCATGTCGTCTGATGGTGGCCACCTCTGTGGCTGCGCGAGGCCTGGACGTCAAGCAGCTGATCCTGGTGGTCAACTACAACTGTCCCAACCACTACGAGGACTACGTCCACAGGGCCGGACGCACAGGCCGCGCAGGCAACAAG GGCTTCGCCTACACCTTCATCACAGATGACCAGGTTCGCTATGCGGGGGATATCATCAAAGCCTTGGAGCTGTCCGGTTCTCCTGTCCCGCCTGAACTGGAGCAGCTTTGGTCCTCCTTCAGAGACCAACAGAAAGCG GAGGGTAAGACCATTAAGAGCAGCAGCGGCTTCTCAGGGAAAGGCTTCAAGTTTGATGAAACGGAACACGCCTTGGCTAATGAGAGAAAGAAGCTTCAGAAAGCTGCTCTCGGACTGCAGGACTCTGATGACGAGGATGGAGCCCTGGAT ATTGAAGAGCAGATCGAGAGCATGTTCAACTCCAAGAAGCGGGTGAAGGACCTGTCGGCTCCCGGGGCGACCTCCGGCTCTGCAGGATCAACGTCCTCCACATCGTCCGCCTCCGGGGGGCTGCCGGGCCTCGGCCCGACGTCTGCTGGAAACATCCAGAAACTGGAGATGGCCAAGAGGCTGGCGCTGAAGATCAATGCTCAGAAGAACCTGGGCGCCGAGGCTCAG GACGTGATGCAGCAGGCCACCAACGCCATTCTGCGGGGGGGCACCATCATGACGCCCTCGGTGTCGGCAAAGACCATCGCAGAGCAGCTGGCGGAGAAGATCAATGCCAAGCTGAACTACACCCCCGTGgagaagctggaggaggagCGACAGGCGGCTGAACAGGCCGAGACCGTCAAGAGATACGAAGAGGAGCTGGAGATCAATGACTTCCCTCAG ACGGCCAGGTGGAAGGTGACGTCTAAGGAAGCTCTGCAGAGGATCGGTGAATACTCTGAGGCCGCCATCACCATCAGAGGAACATATTTCCCTCCAGGCAAAGAGCCCAAGGAGGGAGAACGCAAGATCTACCTGGCTATTGAAA GTGCAAATGAAATGGCCGTGCAGAAAGCCAAAACAGAGATCACGCGGTTGATCAAGGAGGAGCTCATCAGATTA CAAAATTCTTACCAGCCGACGAGCAAAGGCCGTTACAAAGTGTTGTAG